The genomic stretch GCCTTTCCGCATATTCCGCGGTGAACCAGGGGCACTGCCATCCGCGCATTCTGGAGGCCATGCGCGAGCAGGCCGGAAAGTTGACCCTGACTTCGCGGGCCTTCCGCAACGACCAGCTCGGCCCCTTCTACAACGAGCTGTGCGCCCTGACCAATTCGCACAAGGTGCTGCCCATGAACTCCGGGGCCGAGGCCGTGGAGACCGCCATCAAGGCCGTGCGCAAATGGGGCTACCTGGAGAAGGGCGTGCCCGAAGACAAGGCCGAGATCATCGTCTGCCGCGACAATTTCCACGGCAGGACCATCTCCATCATCAGCTTCAGCACGGACCCGACCTCCACGTCGGGATTCGGGCCGTTCACGCCGGGCTTCAAGGTCGTGCCTTTCGGCGATGCCGATGCCTTCGAGGCGGCCATCACCGAAAATACCGTGGCTCTCCTGGTGGAACCCATCCAGGGCGAAGCCGGGGTCATCATCCCGCCGGGCGGATACCTGCGCCGGGTGCGCGAGATCTGCGACGAGCGCGGCATCCAGCTGATCCTGGATGAGATCCAGACCGGGCTGGGCCGCACGGGCAAGCTCCTGGCCGAGGAGCACGAGGGCATCGAGGCGGACATCACGCTCATCGGCAAGGCCCTTTCCGGCGGCTTCTATCCCGTGTCCGCAGTGCTTTCCAATACCGAGGTGCTCGGCGTGCTGCGTCCGGGCGAGCACGGTTCCACCTTCGGCGGCAATCCCCTGGCCTGCGCCGTGGCCCGCACGGCGTTGAAGGTGCTCGTGGAGGAAAAGCTGGTGGAGAACGCCGAGAAGATGGGCGAACGCTTCATGGCCGGGCTTCGGTCCATGGAGAATCCGCTCATCCGCGAGGTGCGCGGGCGCGGCCTGCTCATCGGCGTGGAGTTCAAGCCCGAGGCGGGCGGCGCGCGTCAATATTGCCTGAAGCTCAAGGACGCGGGCCTGCTCTGCAAGGAGACGCACGACAACATCATCCGCTTCGCCCCTCCGCTGGTGATTACGCCGGAACAGGTGGACTGGGCCTTGGAGCGCATCGTCCCCATTCTCAGCAAATAGAAACCAGGGGCGGCCCGGAAGGATCCGAGGCCGCCCGTTTCGGAACGCAAGGGAGAAGAAGGCAATGGTCGAGAACGTCATCGTCATGGGCGCCGCCGGGCGCGATTTCCATAATTTCAACGTCTATTTCCGTGGCAACGAGCGCTACAACGTGGTTTGCTTCACCGCCACCCAGATACCCAACATCGACGGGCGCAAATATCCCGCGCAACTCGCCGGACCGAAATATCCGGACGGAATACCCATTTATCCGGATGCCCGTCTGGCGGATCTCATCCGGGAGCACAAGGTCGATCTGGTGGTTTTCTCCTATTCGGACATCCCCCACGTGGAGGTCATGCACAAGGCGTCCATCGCCACGGCCTGCGGCGCGGACTTCATGATCGCGGGCGCGCCCTACACCATGCTGGAGTCCAGCAAGCCCGTGGTCTCCGTC from Paucidesulfovibrio longus DSM 6739 encodes the following:
- the rocD gene encoding ornithine--oxo-acid transaminase, with protein sequence MKPQDYIALENEYGAHNYKPLDVVLNRGEGVWVWDVDGNRYMDCLSAYSAVNQGHCHPRILEAMREQAGKLTLTSRAFRNDQLGPFYNELCALTNSHKVLPMNSGAEAVETAIKAVRKWGYLEKGVPEDKAEIIVCRDNFHGRTISIISFSTDPTSTSGFGPFTPGFKVVPFGDADAFEAAITENTVALLVEPIQGEAGVIIPPGGYLRRVREICDERGIQLILDEIQTGLGRTGKLLAEEHEGIEADITLIGKALSGGFYPVSAVLSNTEVLGVLRPGEHGSTFGGNPLACAVARTALKVLVEEKLVENAEKMGERFMAGLRSMENPLIREVRGRGLLIGVEFKPEAGGARQYCLKLKDAGLLCKETHDNIIRFAPPLVITPEQVDWALERIVPILSK